The following proteins are co-located in the Candidatus Methanogranum gryphiswaldense genome:
- a CDS encoding cell division protein FtsZ: protein MVSTVEAGMEISLEPHIAVIGVGGAGCNVVNDLYCSLAPVDTVAVNTNKVALLSTSADKKIYICKEVTRGEGTHGDARLGKKCAQVHEEEIKQALVGHDAVFIVAGLGGGTGTGAASVVAEICDRLNVMTFAIVIDPFSFEGSRMTAAAEGLRSLRAVCMNVFRFQNDRMIEQMPELTLEKAMAEVNACIRKVIMGTVEKIPNYLKEEVEAVASVICKKEQTGFKEITDIRSSVVQDI, encoded by the coding sequence ATGGTAAGTACGGTTGAGGCGGGTATGGAAATATCCTTGGAGCCGCATATTGCTGTGATCGGTGTAGGCGGAGCTGGATGCAACGTTGTGAACGATCTTTACTGTTCTTTGGCTCCAGTGGACACCGTAGCTGTCAATACCAACAAAGTGGCTCTTCTTTCGACATCGGCCGACAAGAAGATCTACATTTGTAAGGAGGTTACCAGGGGAGAAGGTACACATGGGGATGCGAGACTTGGTAAGAAGTGTGCGCAGGTCCATGAGGAAGAAATAAAGCAGGCACTTGTAGGACACGACGCAGTGTTCATAGTGGCTGGACTAGGCGGAGGGACAGGAACGGGCGCAGCATCTGTCGTAGCAGAGATATGCGATCGTTTGAATGTTATGACCTTCGCGATCGTCATCGATCCTTTCTCGTTTGAGGGGTCGAGGATGACAGCAGCGGCAGAAGGACTTAGGTCACTGAGGGCTGTTTGCATGAACGTATTCAGGTTTCAAAACGATCGTATGATCGAGCAGATGCCTGAGTTGACACTTGAGAAGGCAATGGCAGAAGTAAATGCTTGCATTCGTAAGGTAATAATGGGAACTGTAGAAAAGATTCCAAATTATCTGAAGGAAGAAGTAGAAGCGGTCGCCAGTGTCATTTGCAAGAAAGAGCAGACAGGATTCAAGGAGATCACAGACATCAGGTCTTCGGTCGTCCAAGACATTTGA
- the iorB gene encoding indolepyruvate ferredoxin oxidoreductase subunit beta yields the protein MKYTIQIVGVGGQGVLLASMVLGNAAMKAGYKVSMSEVHGMAQRGGSVLSTLRFGDNVISPLEATGGADIIMGFEPVETCRSLTLGNKDTKILMNLDPIYPSMVAAGFEEYPNIEELVRSVKNVNQHVATIEATKIALQAGKAVAANAVMIGAIAAIKGFPISKELLKETLMETVPAKFVDLNSKAFDMGYDAMKH from the coding sequence ATGAAGTACACGATACAGATAGTCGGCGTAGGTGGACAAGGTGTCCTTCTAGCATCGATGGTACTTGGAAATGCCGCCATGAAAGCAGGATACAAGGTATCTATGAGCGAAGTGCATGGAATGGCACAGAGAGGAGGGAGCGTTCTCTCTACTTTGCGTTTCGGTGACAACGTGATAAGTCCGCTGGAAGCTACCGGTGGGGCAGATATCATAATGGGATTCGAACCCGTTGAGACCTGCCGGTCCTTGACCCTAGGTAACAAGGATACTAAGATCCTTATGAACCTCGACCCAATCTATCCATCGATGGTTGCGGCCGGATTTGAAGAGTATCCTAATATCGAAGAATTGGTAAGATCTGTCAAGAATGTGAATCAGCACGTGGCAACCATCGAAGCAACGAAAATAGCTCTTCAGGCAGGAAAAGCTGTTGCAGCCAATGCGGTCATGATAGGCGCGATCGCGGCCATCAAAGGCTTCCCGATATCCAAAGAACTTCTGAAAGAAACCTTGATGGAAACCGTGCCTGCAAAATTCGTAGACCTCAATTCGAAAGCGTTCGATATGGGCTATGATGCAATGAAACACTGA
- the iorA gene encoding indolepyruvate ferredoxin oxidoreductase subunit alpha, whose product MTDILAKDDQQLLLGNEAITRGLVEAGVKFATTYPGTPSSEIGNILETMAHKTGMYFEFSSNEKVAMETAAAAASSGVRSFTFMKHVGLNVAADPMMTLAYAGVKAGMLILSADDPSAHSSQNEQDNRYYATLSLLPMMEPSTPQEAKDMIKEAYRVSEELTVPLIFRTTTRVNHARSVVKFGSIDESPAIGHFDKDDKRFVNIPAFAKLNRVRLLEISKKAQELSEGSPLNFIEGSGDVGIITSGVSYTYVKEYTSGTSILKLGFTNPLPEKKIAEFIRNKKCIIVVEELEPFVEDQVLRICAQNQLNVPVYGKRSGHLPRQWEFSPDTMKGLADLVKVQEMPVPLDQCSIKLPGRPPTLCAGCPHRGIYAATKKAVGDNPHVYCSDIGCYTLGVQAPFNTADFIICMGGGAGAAGGFAQATDQKAIAFLGDSTFFHAGIPPLTSALFNDHKILMVILDNRTTAMTGHQPNPGTGRTFGNVNTEAIDIEAMVKGVGVKFVKTVNPYDVKEATRVMKEAMEFDGVSVVISKMACPLELKKQKQLINKQYSVDGEKCIKCYTCLKMIACPALIKNKDKTLTVDKTQCIGCGMCANICPKGAISEVKQ is encoded by the coding sequence ATGACTGATATTCTGGCTAAGGACGACCAGCAACTGCTTTTAGGCAACGAGGCAATAACAAGAGGGCTCGTGGAGGCAGGAGTCAAATTCGCCACCACATATCCTGGGACGCCCTCATCTGAGATAGGCAATATCCTTGAGACCATGGCCCACAAAACTGGCATGTATTTTGAATTCTCATCCAATGAGAAGGTCGCAATGGAGACCGCGGCAGCAGCAGCATCGTCAGGCGTCAGATCCTTCACATTCATGAAACATGTCGGACTCAATGTTGCAGCCGATCCCATGATGACACTTGCCTATGCTGGTGTGAAGGCGGGGATGCTGATATTATCTGCTGACGATCCGTCCGCACACAGTTCCCAGAATGAACAGGACAACAGATATTACGCCACGCTTTCACTGCTTCCAATGATGGAACCTTCCACGCCTCAGGAAGCCAAGGACATGATCAAAGAGGCCTACAGAGTATCAGAAGAACTCACCGTACCGCTCATATTTAGGACCACGACGAGGGTCAACCATGCCCGTTCAGTAGTAAAATTCGGATCAATTGATGAATCTCCTGCAATAGGACATTTTGATAAGGATGACAAAAGATTCGTCAATATACCTGCATTCGCTAAGCTCAACAGAGTGAGATTGCTTGAAATAAGTAAAAAAGCACAGGAGCTCTCCGAAGGGTCTCCGTTGAATTTCATTGAAGGTTCTGGCGATGTGGGGATAATAACATCCGGTGTTTCTTACACATATGTAAAGGAATACACTTCGGGGACTTCCATATTGAAACTTGGATTCACCAACCCCCTTCCAGAGAAGAAGATCGCTGAGTTCATAAGAAATAAAAAGTGCATCATTGTAGTGGAGGAATTGGAGCCCTTTGTGGAAGATCAGGTGCTCAGGATCTGCGCTCAGAATCAATTAAATGTGCCTGTCTACGGAAAAAGATCCGGACATCTTCCCAGACAATGGGAATTCTCGCCGGACACGATGAAAGGGCTTGCCGATCTTGTAAAGGTACAGGAGATGCCCGTGCCTCTCGATCAATGCTCGATCAAACTCCCCGGAAGACCTCCGACCCTATGTGCAGGATGTCCTCACAGAGGCATCTACGCAGCGACAAAGAAAGCTGTTGGAGATAACCCACATGTTTACTGTTCAGACATTGGATGCTATACTCTTGGTGTGCAAGCTCCCTTTAACACTGCCGATTTCATAATATGCATGGGAGGTGGCGCCGGAGCTGCAGGAGGATTCGCCCAGGCCACCGATCAAAAGGCCATCGCATTCCTGGGAGATTCAACCTTCTTCCATGCAGGAATTCCCCCGCTGACGTCCGCACTGTTCAACGATCACAAGATCTTGATGGTGATATTGGACAACAGGACCACGGCCATGACAGGACATCAACCAAATCCAGGAACCGGAAGAACATTCGGTAATGTCAACACCGAAGCCATCGACATTGAAGCAATGGTCAAGGGCGTGGGCGTCAAATTCGTAAAAACAGTCAATCCTTACGATGTCAAAGAAGCTACTAGGGTCATGAAAGAGGCAATGGAATTCGACGGGGTCTCTGTCGTCATATCCAAAATGGCATGTCCGTTGGAACTTAAGAAACAGAAACAACTCATCAACAAACAATACTCTGTTGATGGGGAAAAATGCATAAAATGCTACACATGCCTTAAAATGATAGCATGTCCAGCACTCATAAAGAACAAGGACAAGACACTTACTGTCGACAAAACGCAATGCATAGGTTGCGGAATGTGCGCCAATATTTGTCCTAAAGGTGCCATCTCGGAGGTGAAACAATGA
- a CDS encoding UbiX family flavin prenyltransferase, with protein MRYVVAMTGASGSAYGIKLLRELPGEKILVISETAKAIIQAETDYSVEEVYAMADKVFEDTNLFASISSGSYEYDCMFVVPCSESSVAKYASGIADTLISRAVSVCIKEGRKLILVIRETPKSAIMLENELKLARSGVVIMDANPGFYPGPKTVEDMVDFIVGRCLDRASIQNTLYKRWE; from the coding sequence ATGAGATATGTGGTGGCCATGACCGGAGCATCCGGCAGTGCATACGGTATAAAACTTCTGCGCGAGCTTCCCGGTGAGAAGATATTGGTGATCTCCGAGACAGCTAAAGCCATAATTCAGGCGGAGACTGATTATTCAGTGGAAGAAGTGTATGCAATGGCAGACAAGGTGTTCGAGGACACGAATCTTTTCGCATCTATCTCTTCCGGATCTTACGAGTATGACTGTATGTTCGTAGTTCCATGCAGTGAATCATCTGTTGCCAAATATGCAAGTGGTATAGCGGACACACTGATCTCCAGGGCAGTATCTGTATGCATCAAAGAGGGAAGGAAGTTGATCCTTGTCATCAGAGAGACGCCCAAGAGCGCGATAATGCTGGAAAATGAGCTTAAATTGGCCAGATCAGGCGTTGTGATAATGGACGCGAATCCTGGATTCTATCCCGGTCCCAAGACCGTTGAGGATATGGTCGATTTTATTGTGGGAAGGTGTCTAGACCGTGCTTCGATCCAGAACACCTTGTACAAAAGATGGGAATGA
- a CDS encoding beta-CASP ribonuclease aCPSF1: protein MNPDRLFDNLREEVKKSVPADMNVSGIEFEGPIIAIYTKEYDKYTENNDVAKVLAQTLRRRVDIRPDPSMLEDVNEVDEKIRSMIPASAELFDVNFIPETGEAIIEAINPNEVVGKEGKLLADLKKESGWNIKVIRAPPIPSKTVSDVRGYLRHEQDERRTMLKNVARRLARPRIEGEQWVRMTTLGGFRQVGRSATLLTTRESKILIDCGLDPSSDATPYFAIPEAQPLSDIDAVVITHAHLDHCGTLPALFKYGYEGPVYCTPPTRDLMALLQLDNIKLGFGEAKKALYEAQHVRKEILHTITLKYNETTDISPDIRLTFHNAGHILGSAIAHFHIGDGLHNVAFTGDTKFEKTWLFNPANNRFPRLETLVIESTYGGHNDMQPSRVDASDEMRELLTQAISHGGKVLIPVFAVGRSQEVMLVIEELMRTGRIPTIPVYLDGMIWEATAIHTAYPEYLNSQLRAQIFQQNENPFLSPIFKRVETMAMREEICHSPDTCIVLATSGMMSGGPVMEYFKEWCDNENNSLLFVGYQSEGSMGRTIQRGRTDISLNSKGKTMDLQIKMNIVTVDGFSGHSDRKQLMKYIASLEPKPDRIVIGHGEDRKCTDLASSIYKKFNIETRAPQNLETIRLR from the coding sequence ATGAACCCCGATAGATTGTTCGACAACCTCAGAGAGGAAGTCAAAAAAAGCGTTCCTGCAGACATGAACGTTTCTGGCATTGAATTCGAAGGCCCGATAATTGCAATATATACGAAGGAATACGATAAGTATACTGAAAATAACGATGTAGCAAAAGTTTTGGCTCAGACATTGAGAAGAAGGGTCGATATAAGGCCCGATCCCAGCATGCTTGAGGATGTTAACGAAGTGGATGAAAAGATCCGTTCGATGATCCCTGCGTCGGCTGAACTTTTCGATGTGAATTTCATTCCAGAGACTGGAGAGGCCATAATAGAGGCCATTAATCCCAATGAGGTCGTAGGGAAGGAAGGAAAACTGCTTGCAGATCTTAAAAAAGAATCAGGATGGAACATAAAGGTCATCCGTGCCCCACCGATACCTTCGAAGACCGTATCAGATGTGAGAGGGTATCTTCGTCATGAGCAGGACGAGAGGAGGACCATGCTCAAAAATGTCGCCAGGAGACTTGCAAGACCGAGGATCGAGGGAGAACAATGGGTAAGAATGACCACCTTAGGTGGATTCAGGCAGGTCGGAAGATCAGCTACATTACTCACTACCAGAGAGTCCAAGATCCTAATAGATTGTGGATTGGATCCCAGCAGTGATGCGACACCATATTTTGCCATACCCGAGGCTCAACCTCTGAGCGATATCGATGCCGTTGTAATCACACATGCCCATTTGGATCACTGTGGTACTTTGCCAGCTCTTTTCAAATATGGTTATGAAGGGCCGGTTTATTGTACTCCGCCAACAAGGGACCTGATGGCATTGTTGCAACTTGACAACATCAAACTAGGTTTCGGTGAGGCGAAGAAGGCACTTTACGAAGCACAACATGTCAGAAAAGAGATATTACACACAATAACTCTCAAATACAATGAGACCACGGATATCTCACCAGATATAAGGCTTACTTTCCATAATGCTGGGCATATTTTAGGATCGGCAATTGCACATTTCCACATCGGTGACGGCCTACACAATGTCGCATTCACCGGAGATACCAAATTCGAGAAGACCTGGCTTTTCAATCCTGCCAATAACAGATTCCCTAGATTGGAGACCCTGGTGATCGAGTCCACATACGGTGGTCATAATGATATGCAGCCCTCTCGTGTGGATGCATCGGATGAGATGCGCGAACTTCTAACTCAAGCAATATCCCATGGCGGTAAGGTACTAATCCCTGTGTTCGCAGTGGGAAGATCACAAGAGGTCATGTTGGTCATAGAGGAACTCATGCGGACGGGAAGGATACCCACTATCCCTGTGTACCTTGACGGAATGATATGGGAAGCAACTGCGATACATACAGCGTACCCCGAATACCTAAATAGTCAACTAAGGGCACAGATCTTCCAACAGAATGAGAATCCGTTCCTTTCTCCAATATTCAAACGTGTGGAGACAATGGCGATGAGAGAGGAGATATGTCATTCTCCTGATACTTGCATAGTGCTTGCCACCAGCGGTATGATGTCCGGAGGTCCTGTGATGGAATACTTCAAAGAGTGGTGTGACAACGAGAACAACTCATTGTTGTTCGTAGGTTATCAGTCCGAAGGCAGTATGGGACGTACGATACAAAGAGGAAGGACGGACATATCGCTCAATTCCAAGGGAAAGACCATGGATCTACAGATCAAGATGAATATCGTCACGGTAGATGGTTTCTCCGGTCACTCGGATAGGAAACAGTTGATGAAATACATAGCATCCCTCGAACCGAAACCTGATAGGATAGTCATCGGTCACGGTGAAGATAGGAAGTGTACCGATCTTGCTTCTTCTATATACAAGAAATTCAATATAGAAACTAGAGCACCCCAAAATTTGGAGACAATAAGGCTCAGGTAA
- the leuS gene encoding leucine--tRNA ligase, protein MAYDYNEMEKKWQSKWIENGLNLAERDEKKPKFMMIFAYPGVTGYLHVGHLRGYTYTDAIGRYKRMTGYNVLFPVGTHATGNGAISLAARVNKNDAEFIDYLIRNGCPEEKLEQLKDPMGVVNFFNDVYVEDYWKKFGFLADWRRFTCTLFPDYGKFIQWQFRKLKEKELLMQKPYFAPACPNCGPVAVDASETDISKGGNAETQEYTLLKFKCNDVYLIAATLRPETVYGQVCFWVNPEVEYKKISKNGEIWIVSPQAAEKLQLQKDGIKIVGSIPGRQMIGWMCEAPMIHRMIPVFPAAFCDPSVGTGLVTSVPSDAPDDWISLDAIKKDSNIITEYGLSKDVVDSVVPISIIDIGGYGDFPAKDMIDKLEITQPGDPKLVEAKKQVYKDGYHMGKMKDVCGPFSGMRVEEAKDKMKQAMIDTGEAELFHDLTEEVVCRCGQPVHIRRIDDQWFIKYGDQKLTDMTSEHCKDMQIYPSEYYENVHNVLNWFRERACVRQGNWLGTKFPFDEKWIIEAISDSTLYPLYYIISIYANDGTIKPENMTEEFFDYVILDKGQINKVSANTGVSEELLTRINKDVHYWYPLDVNLGGKEHMTVHFPVFLMNHRAILPDNMQPKGILVNWYITGKKSKISKSKGGAQPIPGAAAKFGVDAMRLYYAHVASMFVDVEWDEDTVMTYRQRLDRILGTVEEIVASESNSPKSNIDDWLISRFNTHITEIRAAMDKFDLRVMATTAYYEMLNDLKWYNRRGGKNKETINEALSTWIMSMMPITPHVAEELWSIAGFQGLVSAAQFPEAREISSNTEYNEDFIRGVMSDIAQIRKVANIEPKNIVIYTSPAWKVEVMTFALEMMKDGNLDIPSLTKRCMADENMRKNGKAVSEFAKKTATEFIRSTVDAKRPIVELDETAFLRSCEGFLSTELGTSVKVYSADQEELYDPQNKSKVAVPGRPAILLE, encoded by the coding sequence ATGGCATACGATTACAACGAAATGGAGAAGAAATGGCAATCAAAATGGATCGAAAATGGCCTCAACCTTGCAGAGAGGGATGAGAAAAAACCAAAGTTCATGATGATCTTTGCATACCCCGGTGTTACAGGCTACCTCCATGTCGGCCATCTGAGGGGATATACGTATACCGACGCCATAGGAAGATACAAACGTATGACAGGATACAATGTTCTTTTTCCTGTCGGTACTCACGCAACAGGGAACGGTGCCATAAGTCTCGCTGCCAGAGTAAATAAGAACGATGCCGAATTCATAGACTACTTGATCAGGAACGGATGCCCTGAGGAAAAATTAGAACAACTTAAAGACCCCATGGGTGTAGTGAATTTCTTTAACGATGTCTATGTAGAGGACTATTGGAAGAAATTCGGATTCCTTGCAGATTGGAGAAGATTCACATGCACTCTTTTCCCGGATTATGGTAAATTCATCCAGTGGCAATTCAGAAAATTAAAAGAAAAAGAACTTTTAATGCAAAAACCCTATTTTGCACCTGCGTGCCCTAATTGTGGACCAGTTGCGGTAGATGCATCAGAAACAGACATCTCCAAAGGTGGGAACGCCGAAACACAAGAATATACGCTTTTAAAATTCAAATGTAACGACGTCTACCTCATCGCAGCTACATTGAGGCCTGAAACCGTTTATGGACAAGTATGTTTCTGGGTAAATCCCGAAGTAGAATACAAGAAGATCTCAAAGAACGGAGAGATCTGGATAGTATCTCCTCAAGCAGCAGAAAAACTTCAACTTCAAAAGGATGGGATCAAGATCGTCGGCTCCATACCAGGTCGTCAGATGATAGGATGGATGTGCGAAGCCCCGATGATCCATCGTATGATCCCTGTGTTCCCAGCCGCTTTCTGTGACCCTTCTGTGGGAACAGGATTGGTAACATCTGTTCCTTCAGATGCCCCCGATGACTGGATCTCGCTAGATGCCATAAAAAAAGATTCCAATATAATAACTGAGTACGGACTATCGAAGGATGTCGTGGATTCTGTAGTACCAATATCAATCATAGATATTGGAGGGTACGGGGATTTTCCGGCCAAGGATATGATCGATAAACTCGAAATAACTCAGCCTGGCGATCCCAAACTTGTAGAAGCTAAAAAACAGGTCTACAAGGACGGATACCACATGGGTAAGATGAAGGACGTCTGCGGACCATTCTCAGGAATGCGCGTGGAAGAGGCCAAGGACAAAATGAAACAGGCCATGATCGACACCGGAGAAGCAGAACTTTTCCATGACCTTACAGAAGAGGTTGTTTGCAGATGTGGACAGCCTGTCCATATCAGAAGGATCGATGATCAGTGGTTCATAAAATACGGTGATCAGAAACTGACCGATATGACCAGTGAGCATTGCAAGGATATGCAGATCTATCCCTCTGAATATTATGAGAATGTACACAATGTCCTTAATTGGTTCAGAGAAAGAGCATGCGTAAGACAGGGGAACTGGTTGGGAACCAAATTCCCATTCGATGAGAAATGGATAATTGAGGCCATATCTGATTCTACACTATATCCTCTCTATTACATCATTTCAATATATGCGAACGATGGAACGATCAAACCCGAGAACATGACCGAAGAGTTCTTTGATTATGTCATACTCGACAAAGGTCAAATAAACAAAGTTTCGGCAAACACCGGTGTCAGCGAAGAATTGCTCACCCGCATCAACAAGGACGTTCACTATTGGTATCCCTTGGATGTCAATCTGGGCGGAAAAGAACACATGACCGTGCATTTCCCGGTATTTCTAATGAATCATAGGGCGATATTGCCTGACAATATGCAGCCTAAAGGCATTCTGGTCAATTGGTACATAACCGGAAAGAAGAGCAAGATCTCCAAATCAAAAGGTGGCGCACAACCGATCCCGGGAGCGGCAGCGAAATTCGGTGTCGACGCGATGAGATTGTACTATGCACATGTGGCCTCTATGTTCGTAGATGTGGAATGGGATGAGGACACAGTGATGACCTACCGTCAAAGACTTGATAGGATCTTGGGGACTGTGGAAGAGATCGTTGCATCTGAATCAAACTCACCGAAAAGCAATATCGACGATTGGTTGATTTCCAGATTCAACACGCATATCACAGAGATACGTGCTGCTATGGATAAATTCGATCTGAGGGTGATGGCAACAACAGCCTATTATGAAATGCTTAATGACCTCAAATGGTACAACAGGAGAGGCGGAAAGAACAAAGAGACCATTAACGAGGCACTCAGTACATGGATAATGAGCATGATGCCGATAACACCTCATGTTGCAGAGGAACTCTGGTCTATAGCAGGGTTCCAAGGCCTTGTATCGGCAGCGCAATTCCCAGAAGCCAGAGAAATATCTTCGAATACAGAATACAATGAAGATTTTATCAGAGGCGTCATGTCGGACATTGCACAGATAAGAAAGGTTGCCAATATCGAACCGAAAAATATAGTGATATATACCTCACCGGCCTGGAAAGTAGAAGTCATGACATTTGCCCTTGAAATGATGAAGGATGGAAATCTCGACATACCTTCGCTTACCAAGAGATGTATGGCAGACGAGAACATGAGAAAGAATGGAAAAGCAGTTTCTGAATTCGCAAAGAAGACAGCAACAGAATTCATCAGATCTACAGTAGATGCTAAGAGGCCTATTGTCGAGCTCGATGAGACTGCATTCCTGAGATCGTGCGAGGGTTTCCTTTCTACCGAATTAGGAACATCGGTAAAAGTGTATAGTGCGGATCAAGAAGAACTGTACGATCCTCAGAACAAATCAAAGGTGGCGGTCCCCGGAAGACCTGCTATTCTTTTGGAGTGA
- a CDS encoding ribbon-helix-helix domain-containing protein, translated as MADEGTKITIRMGPEEIQNMEDFMADHGVGNRSDFIREAIVSHIASKKAGMTGTGTGGGMFVHLSDVQLGILRGIEMDGTCSISAEEFARKCILDVIVPASIQEDVIARAVKAAQMASQLK; from the coding sequence ATGGCCGACGAAGGAACCAAGATCACGATCAGGATGGGACCTGAGGAAATCCAGAACATGGAAGACTTTATGGCAGATCATGGTGTAGGAAACAGGTCAGATTTCATTCGTGAAGCTATAGTCAGCCATATAGCCTCCAAAAAGGCAGGTATGACTGGTACGGGAACTGGAGGCGGGATGTTCGTCCACCTCAGTGACGTACAACTTGGAATCCTCAGAGGGATCGAAATGGATGGGACTTGCTCGATCTCCGCAGAGGAGTTCGCTAGGAAATGCATCTTGGATGTCATTGTCCCTGCGAGCATCCAGGAAGACGTCATTGCGCGTGCCGTGAAAGCAGCGCAGATGGCTTCGCAGCTCAAATGA
- a CDS encoding proteasome subunit beta: MTDEDVLKTGTTTIGLKLKDGVILASDQRATMNNLIASSTVQKVYPLSDNLGMTIAGVVGDAQLMVRYMQSEISIYSMKKGGPMSVQTAATLVGSVIRQGFYLGLIVGGYDLTGGHVFSIDGAGGCIEDKYISVGSGSVFALGALEAAFKPDLSKKDGIDVAITALNSARRRDNCTGDGMLIAYIGSKGFEWIPQDQIKSRCTEIGFNYPN, from the coding sequence ATGACTGATGAGGATGTTCTCAAGACGGGTACGACAACGATAGGACTTAAGCTAAAGGATGGTGTCATACTTGCATCAGACCAAAGAGCTACGATGAATAATCTCATCGCGTCCAGCACGGTCCAGAAAGTATATCCTCTATCGGATAATCTCGGGATGACCATCGCAGGGGTCGTTGGAGATGCCCAGTTGATGGTCAGATATATGCAGAGCGAAATTTCGATATATTCAATGAAAAAAGGTGGGCCAATGTCCGTTCAGACCGCCGCAACCCTCGTCGGTTCTGTCATTCGTCAGGGATTCTACCTAGGACTCATTGTTGGCGGATATGATCTGACAGGAGGACATGTCTTCAGCATCGACGGCGCAGGCGGATGCATAGAGGACAAGTATATCTCCGTTGGTTCCGGGTCCGTGTTTGCCCTCGGAGCACTCGAGGCCGCATTCAAACCAGATCTTAGTAAAAAAGACGGCATAGACGTCGCCATAACTGCTCTCAATTCCGCTAGGAGAAGGGACAATTGTACAGGTGACGGTATGTTGATAGCATACATAGGTTCCAAAGGATTTGAATGGATCCCGCAGGACCAGATCAAAAGTCGTTGCACCGAGATTGGGTTCAATTATCCCAATTGA